In the Enterococcus rotai genome, ATCTGTGCAATTCCCAGATTGTTTGGTGAAGTCGAAGAGGTCTTGCCAGTCGCTAAAACATTATTGCCTAATGAGTCCAAAATCATTCCAGTCATCGATGAACTAGAAAAACTAATGAGTATTATTAAGAGCTATCATGAAACTATTTCATTGACTGTCGATTTAGGGTTAATAACATTGATGGATTATTACACTGGTGTATTGTTTAACGGGTATGCCGATTTAGTTCCAGATATTTTTTTACGAGGTGGCCGATATGATCATTTGGCGGAACAATTTGATCATCCGATGATTCCAGCCGTTGGATTAGGCATCAATTTAGATACCTTGGTTACATTACAATACCAACTAAACAAGCTTGCAGCTTTAAAACCGCCCACAACGCTAGTTCATAGTTCTTTAGCACAATTGGGCAGAGCAGAATCCTTGGTAAAAGAGCATCCTGATTATCAGTTATCGTTATTTGAAACATTGGAAGAAGCGATAGAATATGCTGAGAAATGGCAGTATCGACAGGTGATGGAAGTGCTAGAAAATAAAACACATGTAATAAAGGTAGGTGACCAAAATTGACACAATTAACGATTGCCCTAACGAAAGGGCGTTTGGAAAAACAGACACTAGCTTTATTTGAACAAGCAGGGATCGACATTTCGTTTATACAGGACAAGCAACGAAAATTGATTTTTATTAGCCCTGATCAACGCTTTAAATTTCTTTTAGTAAAAGCGGCTGATGTGACGACTTACGTGCGTCATGGCGTAGCAGACCTAGGAATCGTTGGGAAGGATGTCTTGATTGAACATCCAGTTGGTTATTATGAAATGTTGGATTTAAAGATTGGTGTTTGTAAATTTTCTGTTGCATCAACAAAAAATTATCAACCAGATGATTATAAACGAAAACGGATTGCAACGAAATATCCAACAGTTGCTTCTGAACATTTTCGTAGAAAAGGCGAAGATGTTGAGATCATTAAGATCGAAGGATCTGTGGAAATTGCACCAGTTTTAGGATTAGCGGATGCAATCGTCGATATTGTCGAAACAGGAACAACCTTAAAAGAGAATGGTTTAGAGATTTTTGAAGATATCTGTCCAGTTTCAGCGCGAGTAATTGTAAATAAAGCAATGCTTAAACGTAAAAGACAAGCAATCTTTCGATTGTTTGATGAATTAGAGAATGTGATCGGAGGAGAAACGATATGAACTGGCTGACGGGAAGCACCACAGAAATTTTGACTGCATTAAAAGCGGAGGTAAAGCTAGCCCAAGAAGACAACCAAGAGATAGAAGAACAAGTTCGTCAGATCATTCAACAAGTCATTCAAAATGGTGATAAGGCACTAAAAAACTATTCAAAAAAATTCGATCAAGTTGAGCTTAAGGACTTGTTTATATCAAAAGAAACAATCGATTTGGGCTACAAACGAGTAGAGGATGAAGTCATCAAAGCTTTGGAGGCGGCTAAAGAAAATATTGTGAGTTACCATCAAAAGCAAAAACAGCATGACTTTATGGATACAGAAAAACCGGGTGTACTACGGGGGCAATTAGTGTTACCTTTAGCTCGTGTAGGTGTTTATGTACCAGGAGGGACGGCAGCTTATCCTTCTTCTGTATTAATGAACGTTCTACCAGCTAAGATTGCGGGAGTTGAAGAAATCATCATGGTCACTCCTCCTTCAGTTGATGGCATTCCAGATGTAATCTTAGCGGCAGCCAAAATCGCTGGTGTAGATAAGATTTTTCAAGTGGGGGGTGCTCAAAGCATTGCAGCCCTTGCTTACGGGACTGAAACGGTACCGAAAGTAGACAAAATTGTCGGACCAGGTAACATTTATGTAGCGACAGCTAAAAAACAAGTCTTTGGTACCGTTGGAATCGATATGATCGCAGGACCTTCTGAAATCGGGATTATCGCAGATGAAACAGCTAATCCTGCATACATTGCAGCGGATTTACTGTCGCAAGCAGAGCATGATACGCTTGCCAGAGCGATCCTAGTAACAGATTCAAACCAGCTTGCAGAGCGAGTTGAAAAAGAAATTTATCGACAATTAGAGACATTACCGCGCAAAGAAATTGCAAAACAAGCAATCGAAAATCATGGAATGATCATTATTGCTTCAACAGTTGCAGCGATGTTTACGATCATGAATGAGATTGCCCCAGAACATTTAGAAGTTCAGTTGCTCGATCCAATCAGCTATTTACATGAAATCAAAAATGCTGGATCGATTTTTTTAGGCGACTATGCATCAGAACCAGTAGGAGATTATTTTTCAGGAACAAATCATGTGTTGCCAACAAGTGGTACGGCAAAATTTTATTCACCGTTAGGCGTTTATGATTTTGTGAAGTATAGCCAAGTCACCTATTATACAAAAGAAGCCTTAGCGCAAGCGAAGGACGCAATAGCACTCCTTGCACGAAAAGAAGGTTTAGAAGCACATGCAAGAGCAGTTGAATATCGGTTTAAGTGAGTCTAGAAAAGAAGATTTTATACTGGGGGAAAAATAATGAGAACAGCTAGTTTAAAAAGAGAAACTGCAGAAACAAAAATTGAGTTGAAACTTGATTTAGATCGTCAAGAACCAGTTACGATCCAAACCGGAGTTGGTTTTTTTGATCATATGTTGATTCTATTTGCTCGTCATAGTCGTATTTCGCTGGAGGTCAATGTAGAGGGTGATTTGGAAGTAGATAGTCATCATACTGTGGAAGATGTCGGGATTGTTTTAGGGCAATGTATTCGTGAAGCGCTAGGAGATAAGACTGGAATCAATCGCTATGGTACTAGTTTTGTGCCAATGGATGAGTCTTTAGGTATGGCATCTTTAGATCTAAGCGGTCGTTCCTATTTAGTGTTTGATGCGGTATTTGATAATCCTAAACTTGGGGATTTTGATACAGAATTGACAGAAGAATTTTTTCAAGCATTAGCATTCAATACCCAAATGAATTTACATTTAAAAATCTTGCATGGGAAAAATACGCATCATAAGATAGAAGCCTTGTTTAAGGCAACTGGGCGAGCATTGAGAGAAGCGATAACCGAAAATCCTGATATTCAAGGGGTCAACTCGACGAAAGGAATTTTGTAGATGATTATTATCATTGATTATGATACTGGAAATACCCGTAATGTTCAAAAAGCCTTAGAGTTTGTTGGATTAGAGAATAAAATTTCTGCTGATCCTGCTGAGATACGAAAAGCAGATGGCTTGATTTTGCCAGGAGTCGGAGCTTTTTCAGTAGCGATGAAAGAGTTGGAACAACGAGGCTTAGTGAGTGTGATCCAAGAAACAGCTCAAAAAGGGACGCCGATTTTAGGAGTCTGTTTAGGCATGCAGCTACTATTAGAAGGTAGTATGGAAAATGGCTTTACAGAAGGATTGGGCTTGATCGAAGGGCTGTGTGAAAAACTACCTGACGATCCTGATTTACCTGTTCCTCATATGGGGTGGAATCAACTTGTAGTAACCGAAGAAACGTCGCTGACAAAAGATGTGTCTAAAGAGTATGTCTATTTTGTTCATTCTTATTATGCCGATTGTGAACCCGATGTGATTGATGCAATTGCTCAGTACTCCATTAAAATACCTGCAATGATCTCAAAAGGAACTATTTATGGGACACAATTTCACCCTGAAAAAAGTAGTGAGGCAGGCTTACGGATTTTAAAAGGATTTAAGGAGGTAGTGGAACATGTACGTTTTACCAGCAATTGATATTAGAGAAGGAAAAGCAGTTCGTTTAGTTCAAGGGGACTTCCTCCAAAAAACGATCGTCAATCATGATCCCGTAGCCCAAGCACAAGAATTTAAAGACGCAGGTATTCAAATGATGCATGTTGTTGATTTAGATGGTGCTTTGATGGGGAAAGCGGCCAATGCGCCTTTAATCGAAGCTATGAAAAAGGCAACTGGCTTAAAAATCGAAGTTGGTGGTGGTATCCGTACCTTAAAACAAGTAGACGATTATGTGGCACTGGGAATCGATCGAATCATTATTGGTTCAGCAGCTTTAAGTGATCCTGAATTAGTCAAAGCAGCGGTCAAAAAACATGGGGATAAAATTGCTGTCGGAATCGATGCTAAAAATGGAAAAGTTGCTGTTAGTGGTTGGTTAGATGTGAGTGAAACAGACTATTTACAGATGGCTAAGGAAATGGCGGCAATTGGTGTCAAAACAATTATCTACACAGATATTTCTAAAGATGGCACGTTAGCCGGACCAACTTTTGATGATTATGCACAGCTGGCAAAGATTGTACCGAATGTACAAATCATTGCTTCAGGTGGGGTTAGTAGCAAAGCTGATTTAGTGAAACTAGCAGAATTAGGGCTGTATGGTGCAATCGTCGGAAAAGCTTTTTATAATGGGACCATTACCTTAGCTGATATGCTGGAGGTGGAACAAATTGCTGACTAAACGTATTATTCCTTGTTTAGATGTTACAGATGGACGAGTAGTCAAAGGAATTAATTTTGTTGATTTACAAGATGTTGGAGACCCAGTAGCGATTGCACGGACATACAATGAACAAGGTGCCGATGAGTTAGTTTTTTTAGATATCACTGCTACGAGTGACAAGCGTGAAACGATGATCGAAGTAGTCGAACGGACAGCAGCAGAAGTATTTATCCCTTTGACTGTTGGTGGTGGCATTCGGAGTGTTTCCGACATGAAAAGAATGCTGCAGGCAGGGGCCGATAAAATTTCTCTTAACTCAGCGGCAATTCAACGACCAGCGCTGATCCAAGAAGGGGCTGAGAAATTCGGTTCACAGTGTATTGTTGTCGCAATTGATGCTAAACGAACAGGTGATTCATGGCATGTTTTTGTTAAAGGCGGACGTGAAGATACAGGATTAAATGCGATAGAGTGGGCTAAAAAGGCAGTGGCTTTAGGTGCTGGCGAAATTTTACTAACTAGTATGGATGCAGATGGTACTAAAGCAGGATACGATCTGGCATTGAATCAAGTTATTTGTGAGGCTGTCAATGTTCCAGTTATCGCGTCAGGAGGATGTGGTAGCGCAGCAGATATTGTAGAAGTCTTTGAGCAAACTAAAGTCAGTGCGGCTCTAGCTGCTAGTATTTTTCATTATGGAGAGGTAAAAATTCCAGAATTAAAAGAGTCCTTGGCGCTTAAGGGAATGGAGGTACGTCGATGAAATTAGATTTTAGTAAAGGTCTATTACCTGCAATTATTATAGAAGAAAAAACAAACGAGGTTTTGATGCTAGCTTATATGAACGAAGAAAGCTTTGAGAAAACGCTCGAAACAGGAACAACTTGGT is a window encoding:
- the hisB gene encoding imidazoleglycerol-phosphate dehydratase HisB — encoded protein: MRTASLKRETAETKIELKLDLDRQEPVTIQTGVGFFDHMLILFARHSRISLEVNVEGDLEVDSHHTVEDVGIVLGQCIREALGDKTGINRYGTSFVPMDESLGMASLDLSGRSYLVFDAVFDNPKLGDFDTELTEEFFQALAFNTQMNLHLKILHGKNTHHKIEALFKATGRALREAITENPDIQGVNSTKGIL
- the hisA gene encoding 1-(5-phosphoribosyl)-5-[(5-phosphoribosylamino)methylideneamino]imidazole-4-carboxamide isomerase; amino-acid sequence: MYVLPAIDIREGKAVRLVQGDFLQKTIVNHDPVAQAQEFKDAGIQMMHVVDLDGALMGKAANAPLIEAMKKATGLKIEVGGGIRTLKQVDDYVALGIDRIIIGSAALSDPELVKAAVKKHGDKIAVGIDAKNGKVAVSGWLDVSETDYLQMAKEMAAIGVKTIIYTDISKDGTLAGPTFDDYAQLAKIVPNVQIIASGGVSSKADLVKLAELGLYGAIVGKAFYNGTITLADMLEVEQIAD
- the hisH gene encoding imidazole glycerol phosphate synthase subunit HisH, coding for MIIIIDYDTGNTRNVQKALEFVGLENKISADPAEIRKADGLILPGVGAFSVAMKELEQRGLVSVIQETAQKGTPILGVCLGMQLLLEGSMENGFTEGLGLIEGLCEKLPDDPDLPVPHMGWNQLVVTEETSLTKDVSKEYVYFVHSYYADCEPDVIDAIAQYSIKIPAMISKGTIYGTQFHPEKSSEAGLRILKGFKEVVEHVRFTSN
- the hisG gene encoding ATP phosphoribosyltransferase — encoded protein: MTQLTIALTKGRLEKQTLALFEQAGIDISFIQDKQRKLIFISPDQRFKFLLVKAADVTTYVRHGVADLGIVGKDVLIEHPVGYYEMLDLKIGVCKFSVASTKNYQPDDYKRKRIATKYPTVASEHFRRKGEDVEIIKIEGSVEIAPVLGLADAIVDIVETGTTLKENGLEIFEDICPVSARVIVNKAMLKRKRQAIFRLFDELENVIGGETI
- the hisD gene encoding histidinol dehydrogenase yields the protein MNWLTGSTTEILTALKAEVKLAQEDNQEIEEQVRQIIQQVIQNGDKALKNYSKKFDQVELKDLFISKETIDLGYKRVEDEVIKALEAAKENIVSYHQKQKQHDFMDTEKPGVLRGQLVLPLARVGVYVPGGTAAYPSSVLMNVLPAKIAGVEEIIMVTPPSVDGIPDVILAAAKIAGVDKIFQVGGAQSIAALAYGTETVPKVDKIVGPGNIYVATAKKQVFGTVGIDMIAGPSEIGIIADETANPAYIAADLLSQAEHDTLARAILVTDSNQLAERVEKEIYRQLETLPRKEIAKQAIENHGMIIIASTVAAMFTIMNEIAPEHLEVQLLDPISYLHEIKNAGSIFLGDYASEPVGDYFSGTNHVLPTSGTAKFYSPLGVYDFVKYSQVTYYTKEALAQAKDAIALLARKEGLEAHARAVEYRFK
- the hisF gene encoding imidazole glycerol phosphate synthase subunit HisF, which codes for MLTKRIIPCLDVTDGRVVKGINFVDLQDVGDPVAIARTYNEQGADELVFLDITATSDKRETMIEVVERTAAEVFIPLTVGGGIRSVSDMKRMLQAGADKISLNSAAIQRPALIQEGAEKFGSQCIVVAIDAKRTGDSWHVFVKGGREDTGLNAIEWAKKAVALGAGEILLTSMDADGTKAGYDLALNQVICEAVNVPVIASGGCGSAADIVEVFEQTKVSAALAASIFHYGEVKIPELKESLALKGMEVRR